GGAGTTCGCAATGCAGTTGGATACCGTGTTTACAAAAGAAAAGCTGGAAGAATTGTTTCCAGCATCAAAAACTGATGAATTCTTCGACGCGTTATACGGAGAAGCCGAAAGTGGTGCTTATGACATTGAGCTTGCGTTTGTGAAAGCCACCGACAACATGCTTGAGTTTGCCTTTTATTTAAATCAGCGTAATGGCGCATGTCTTGCCTGCAATTTGACCTATGGTCTTCCGCAAGTGTTTATGCGTCATCCTGTTATTAATGTTAAAGGGCTGGTGGATGAGATTGCTTCACTCGCAGGAAAGGATGAAGTAACGTTTGAGCTTGGTAGAACTTATGAAGAGTCTCATGCGCGTCATATCATTCCATTGGTGATTAAGACTACATAAAAGCACAAAACAAATTTTTGAGACTTAATACAGGCATAGTATTGAATCTATGCTGATGGCACAAAAAAAGGAAGAGATGTATCTCTTCCTTTTTTTGTAGAATAGCAAATAATGTTAGTCGTTTTTAATACTACGGGAAATAAATTTGAGGACTTCGTCGTAAAGATTAGCAGGTGCATATGGTGTGAGTAGACGGGTTCGAATTGCACCAACTAAGTTACAGGTAAGGACTGAAGTGGTTTCGTGAGCAGGTAAGTCTTTAATTGAACCATCCTCTATGCCTCTGCGTACGTGATATTCAAGTTCTCGTGGTACTTGATTGAATTTCTCGTACATAATATCCCGATCCGTTTGGGTTTTCATATCTGAGTATGGAGAGCAGCGAACGAGAACAAGAAAGTGAGATTCCGGCATTACAGAATAGTCTAAGTAGGTACGGCAAAAATTCATAACAGAATCGTAACCTGTATCTCCTTGAGCACATGCTTCTCTCAGCTTGATAATGAAGTCATCCAGAACATCCAACCCAGCTGCAAGAAACAATTTTTCTTTGTTTCCATAGTGGTGTGTAAGTAAACCAAGAGCAACTCCGGCACGTTCAGAAATTTTTTTAAACGTAGTCTCGGCATAGCCATACTCACCAAAGAGCTCTTTTGCAGCCAGTAGCAGAGCTTCTTTTTTTGTTATTGTCATAGCTTGACCCTGTAGTTTTAGGGTTAATCCAGTAGAGCTTCGCGGCAACTCGAAATTCTACCTAATAAACTGTTTGAGCACGCAATAATGTTTAGCTCACAATTTTTTTTGCGTCAATGCATGAGAAAAATTTTCTAGACTACCGTACAAAAAATTCGTGCAGGCACGTTTTAAGAAGAAAACGAAAAGATACAATGCTTGTCCATTGTTACAGACTAAGTCGGGACGGATGCCTTTTGTGAAAGAGTATTGTTGTACTGTAAAATAGAAAGCCGTCATTTTATATACAGAAGCTCATATAACGGTGATTTTTTTAATTGCTAGTTCCTAACTAGTTGAAAATTGGTTTAGCGCACAATGAGTTATTTTTCCCACTTGTTCAAAGAGGTCTCAATAAAGTTACATACGGAGGTATGCGCTTCTTTACCATTGCTTTCAGCCGTAATAGGGGGATGGAATGCAAAATGAACTTTTTTTGAAGTATCAATGGGCCCAAATTCTTTGCCAAGCTTGCTGTGCCCCCAGCTGTCTGTTTTTAGGGCAAGAGGTACAATAGGAACACCAGCTTTTTTGGCGAGTTTCACACCAATTGAATTGAATTTTGTGCGATCAAAGTTTGTGCTTCTGGTGGATTGGGGGAAGACAATAATCGATTTGCCCTGTGCAAGTTTCTCGCATCCTTCTGAAAGTACTTTTTTCAAATCTTCGCGAGGGTTTGTTCGGTTCACTGCAATTGGTTCTCTGGAAGCCATAAGATTTCCGAAGAAAGGATAGTTAAGGAGTGAACTTTTCACGACAAAAGTGACAGGCTTATGAGGCTGGATAATCGCTGGAAGTACAAATGTTTCGAGCGTGCTCATATGGTTACCGATGAATACGCAAGGAGAATCAAGTTCTGTAAAGGCAGAAAGGTTTTCGAATGAAAGAGAGACGCCGACTCGTTCCAAAGCTTTAATTACACGCAGACTGGCGTTAACCCACGCCTGATCAGAAGACTTGCCTTGTTTTGCTTCTCTGTTCGCAAAGAATGCTGTTTTTGCCATTGAGGGGTAGAAAAATAGAGAAGGGAATCTGCTGGAAAAAAAGCCCCTTGCGTCGTTAGGGGTAGTATATGTGTTACTGTACATTACAGAGTAGTTTTTCATGTAGTCTCCGGACAGTGGGAATGTAATGGTCAATGTAGGTTTTAGCTAGCATAGAACCCGTTGCCATTACAACGTCTTAGATTGCGGTGGGAGTAGGCTCTTTTTGTTTTTTTAGAGCAGTTACCTTAGTTGAGTGACGTGATTTCCTTTTCTGGACAATTTGCAACAAATGCGCAAGAAGGGAAAAAATAATTTTCCTGTGCAATGTGAACTTTGTTCTGCAATCTTCAGAACAAAAAATATATGATGGAATATGATGGCAACGAAAACAAGTTGCTGCTCAATAGGTTACTAATAGATTCAAGGTGGTAATATGAGTCAGAACGAGCCGGATAAGATTATTTATTCAATGGTTCGCGTGACAAAGCGTCACGGCCAGAAAGAGGTTCTTAAGAACATTTCTCTTTCATATTTTTATGGTGCAAAAATTGGTGTACTGGGTCTTAACGGTTCCGGTAAATCTTCTCTTCTTAAAGTTCTTGCCGGGGTAGATTCAGCATTTGAAGGAGAAACGCATGTTTCTCCCGGTTTTACTGTGGGCTATCTTGAACAGGAACCTCTGGTGGATGAAACACGTACTGTGCGTGAAGTCGTCGAAGAGGGTGTTGGTGATGTCATGTCTCTTATTAATGAGTTTAACGACATCAATGCTAAGTTTTCTGAACCTATGGAGCCAGAGGAAATGGATGCTCTTATTGAGCAGCAAGCTCAGGTTCAGGAGCAAATGGACGCGAAGGGCGCCTGGGATATTGATTCCCGTTTGCAAATGGCGATGGACGCCTTACGTTGTCCTCCTGCTGATACTCCGGTGAATGTAATCTCAGGTGGTGAGAAGCGTCGTGTAGCTTTATGTCGTCTGCTGTTGCAGAATCCGGATATTTTGCTTCTTGACGAACCTACCAACCATCTTGATGCAGAGTCTGTTGCGTGGCTTGAACGTTACCTGCAGAACTTCCCGGGTACAGTTATCGCTGTAACACATGACCGTTACTTCCTTGATAACGTTGCAGGCTGGATTCTGGAACTTGATCGTGGCCGTGGTATTCCTTGGAAAGGTAACTATTCCAGCTGGCTCGACCAGAAGCAGAAACGCCTTGCACAGGAAGAAAGGAAAGAATCTGAGCGCCAGAAGACGTTGCAGCGGGAACTTGAATGGATCCGTATGTCTCCTAAGGGCCGTCATTCCAAATCAAAAGCCCGTATCAGTGCATACGAATCTCTTGTTTCTCATGAGTCGGAAGCACATGCTAAAGACCTTGAAATTTACATTCCACCGGGACCACGCCTCGGTAAGCAGGTTATCGAGATGAAGGGTGTAACAAAGTCCCTTGGCGATAAACTGCTTGTGGAAGACATGAACTGCATTATTCCGGCAGGTGCTATTGTTGGTATCATCGGGCCTAACGGCGCCGGTAAATCAACTACCTTTAAGATGCTTATTGGTGAGGAAAGCCCAGACTCCGGTGAGGTTGTAGTCGGCGAAACTGTTCAGTTTGCTCATGTAGATCAGGGGCGTGATTCTCTTGAAGCTGGAAAAACTGTGTACGAAGTCATCTCGGGTGGTTACGAGACAGTAAAGCTTGGAACACAGGATGTTAACGCGCGTGCATACTGTTCTCGTTTTGGTATTACGGGTGCAGATCAGCAGAAGAAAGTTGATGTCCTTTCAGGTGGTGAGCGTAACCGGGTGCACCTTGCTCAGATTCTTAAATCTGGTGCAAACGTAATCTTACTTGACGAACCTACAAACGATCTCGACGTAAATACCATGCGTGCGCTTGAGGAAGCTCTTGAGAACTTCGCAGGCTCTGTGCTGGTTATCTCTCATGACCGTTGGTTCCTTGACCGTCT
This sequence is a window from Halodesulfovibrio aestuarii DSM 17919 = ATCC 29578. Protein-coding genes within it:
- a CDS encoding TetR/AcrR family transcriptional regulator; the encoded protein is MTITKKEALLLAAKELFGEYGYAETTFKKISERAGVALGLLTHHYGNKEKLFLAAGLDVLDDFIIKLREACAQGDTGYDSVMNFCRTYLDYSVMPESHFLVLVRCSPYSDMKTQTDRDIMYEKFNQVPRELEYHVRRGIEDGSIKDLPAHETTSVLTCNLVGAIRTRLLTPYAPANLYDEVLKFISRSIKND
- a CDS encoding lysophospholipid acyltransferase family protein; its protein translation is MKNYSVMYSNTYTTPNDARGFFSSRFPSLFFYPSMAKTAFFANREAKQGKSSDQAWVNASLRVIKALERVGVSLSFENLSAFTELDSPCVFIGNHMSTLETFVLPAIIQPHKPVTFVVKSSLLNYPFFGNLMASREPIAVNRTNPREDLKKVLSEGCEKLAQGKSIIVFPQSTRSTNFDRTKFNSIGVKLAKKAGVPIVPLALKTDSWGHSKLGKEFGPIDTSKKVHFAFHPPITAESNGKEAHTSVCNFIETSLNKWEK
- the ettA gene encoding energy-dependent translational throttle protein EttA: MSQNEPDKIIYSMVRVTKRHGQKEVLKNISLSYFYGAKIGVLGLNGSGKSSLLKVLAGVDSAFEGETHVSPGFTVGYLEQEPLVDETRTVREVVEEGVGDVMSLINEFNDINAKFSEPMEPEEMDALIEQQAQVQEQMDAKGAWDIDSRLQMAMDALRCPPADTPVNVISGGEKRRVALCRLLLQNPDILLLDEPTNHLDAESVAWLERYLQNFPGTVIAVTHDRYFLDNVAGWILELDRGRGIPWKGNYSSWLDQKQKRLAQEERKESERQKTLQRELEWIRMSPKGRHSKSKARISAYESLVSHESEAHAKDLEIYIPPGPRLGKQVIEMKGVTKSLGDKLLVEDMNCIIPAGAIVGIIGPNGAGKSTTFKMLIGEESPDSGEVVVGETVQFAHVDQGRDSLEAGKTVYEVISGGYETVKLGTQDVNARAYCSRFGITGADQQKKVDVLSGGERNRVHLAQILKSGANVILLDEPTNDLDVNTMRALEEALENFAGSVLVISHDRWFLDRLATHILAFEGDSQVVFFDGNYTEYEADRKKRLGKDADQPHRIKYRKLTR